From one Paenibacillus terrae HPL-003 genomic stretch:
- a CDS encoding transketolase has translation MDIQELKVKAAQIRMELLTIIHRAQTGHTGGSLSNTDILTALYYDVMNIDPARPQWEDRDRFIASKGHSVESLWCVLADLGFFPKEELETYSQFGTRLIGHPNNKVPGIEMNTGALGHGLPISVGMALAAKRDNRPYRVFCLMGDGEQAEGSNWEAAMAGSHYKLDNLVGIIDRNRLQISGSTEEVMGLEPLEEKWAAFGWNVVAVDGNDIEQLLQAFHAVPEASGKPTLIMANTIKGKGVSFAENVPAWHHHVLNDEELKLALAELQGTIQQLTQEGQVH, from the coding sequence ATGGACATCCAGGAATTGAAAGTAAAAGCAGCCCAGATCCGCATGGAGCTGCTGACCATTATTCACCGTGCACAGACAGGACACACCGGGGGGTCATTGAGCAATACAGACATTTTGACGGCATTATACTATGACGTTATGAACATCGATCCGGCCCGTCCGCAATGGGAGGACCGCGATCGGTTCATCGCCAGTAAAGGGCATTCCGTTGAATCACTTTGGTGTGTCTTGGCAGACTTGGGTTTTTTCCCAAAAGAAGAGCTCGAAACCTACAGCCAGTTTGGCACCCGGTTGATCGGGCACCCCAACAACAAGGTTCCTGGTATCGAGATGAATACTGGCGCTCTAGGCCACGGATTACCGATTTCGGTAGGGATGGCATTGGCAGCCAAGCGCGATAACCGTCCATATCGTGTGTTCTGTCTGATGGGAGACGGAGAACAGGCTGAGGGTTCTAACTGGGAGGCCGCTATGGCAGGCTCTCATTACAAATTGGATAATCTGGTCGGCATTATTGATCGCAATAGATTGCAAATCAGCGGATCTACGGAAGAAGTAATGGGATTGGAACCGCTGGAAGAGAAATGGGCAGCATTTGGCTGGAACGTTGTCGCCGTTGACGGCAACGATATAGAACAACTGCTGCAAGCCTTTCACGCTGTACCAGAAGCGTCCGGCAAGCCAACGCTAATTATGGCGAACACGATCAAAGGAAAGGGCGTATCCTTTGCCGAGAACGTTCCAGCCTGGCATCACCATGTTCTGAATGATGAGGAACTGAAGCTTGCACTTGCGGAATTGCAGGGAACGATTCAACAACTGACACAGGAAGGACAGGTGCATTAA
- a CDS encoding ABC transporter ATP-binding protein has protein sequence MQLTQNQQAAAEKDSRSMLVIDDVGKIYPNGTVAVQHADLHVGEGEFLCFVGPSGCGKSTIFNMIAGLTEPTSGHLSVLGTSPKEARKQNEIAFVFQEHTLLPWAKLIDNVTMPLTLRGISRKERITEGERVLELVGLKEYMKVLPRELSGGMKMRVSIARALISRPKLLLMDEPFGALDEITRQTLQDELLNIWEQDKKMSVLFITHNVFESVFLSTKVVVMTPRPGKISDFIDIPFAYPRDDEFRTRPEFGEYVRSVSAVLKH, from the coding sequence ATGCAGCTTACCCAAAATCAACAGGCTGCGGCCGAAAAGGACAGCCGCTCCATGCTTGTTATCGATGATGTCGGCAAAATCTACCCCAATGGCACTGTAGCTGTGCAGCATGCGGATCTGCATGTGGGGGAAGGGGAATTTCTCTGTTTTGTCGGCCCTTCCGGTTGCGGTAAATCGACCATTTTTAATATGATTGCCGGTTTGACGGAACCGACCTCGGGTCATCTGTCCGTGCTGGGCACCTCACCGAAGGAAGCGCGCAAGCAGAACGAGATTGCCTTTGTGTTTCAGGAGCATACCCTGCTGCCATGGGCCAAGCTGATTGATAATGTTACCATGCCTCTTACCTTGCGCGGCATATCCAGGAAGGAGCGTATCACCGAAGGGGAGCGGGTTCTTGAGCTGGTAGGCCTGAAGGAATATATGAAGGTGCTGCCCCGTGAGCTGTCAGGGGGAATGAAGATGAGGGTATCGATTGCGCGAGCGTTGATATCCAGACCCAAGTTGCTGTTAATGGATGAACCGTTTGGCGCCCTTGATGAAATTACCAGGCAGACGCTGCAGGATGAACTACTGAATATTTGGGAACAGGACAAAAAGATGTCGGTTCTGTTCATTACGCATAACGTGTTTGAAAGTGTGTTTCTATCGACAAAAGTAGTGGTGATGACGCCCCGTCCCGGAAAAATTTCGGATTTCATCGATATTCCGTTTGCTTATCCGAGGGATGATGAATTCCGGACCCGTCCTGAATTCGGTGAATATGTACGCAGCGTGTCCGCTGTGCTGAAGCATTGA
- a CDS encoding PucR family transcriptional regulator, with protein MHLTVEDALTVYPLSEGKLAAGKKGIFRTISSINLMDAPDVINWMKEGELLLTTAYAIRDSPEEFVNLLQKLNERGASGLGIKLGRYWAEIPEIALVEADRLGFPLIELPFEFTFSEQITALFQSEFQRDTRRLNELLETQKKLVDFAMQADEYTNYFQSITSILGRPVAIVTSEGQTLYNVTHCSEMELLSDWPWHQDNRFYKAANNLLYRVPLLKNGKSYGYLLVQTENLLEVHDMEGIFHQAAVILSYHLEVIRNQETSAADSRLGATMERYLKGNASRKTVLEFAEALGSTFWSTPYVCMILSSTGADAWDHESQRRRLREIQDKLQDHPKTSSLESHHFYVMNRVYSLFPIPEEEAKERRQYENSARLYTDMMHAWDHGAGARTCFISKVRMGMEEFIDGFRECGEAERISTELGLSEPVVMFADLEFIYLFKHIPQEVMFRYCSYLFRPLLDKDEEYASEMMHTLEAYFANNGQVNETARELFIHRNTVLYRLEKISGLLNLDLKNTDHLLLLKLGLMFKHLMPTDK; from the coding sequence ATGCATTTAACTGTAGAAGATGCCTTGACGGTCTATCCGTTATCGGAAGGGAAGCTGGCCGCCGGTAAAAAGGGGATTTTCCGAACAATCAGCTCCATTAATTTGATGGATGCGCCGGATGTGATCAATTGGATGAAAGAAGGGGAGCTGCTGCTGACTACGGCTTATGCGATCAGGGATTCACCCGAGGAATTTGTCAATTTGCTGCAAAAGCTGAATGAACGCGGAGCCTCCGGGCTTGGCATCAAGCTTGGCCGCTACTGGGCGGAAATTCCAGAGATTGCCCTGGTTGAAGCCGATCGGTTGGGCTTCCCCCTAATTGAGCTCCCTTTTGAATTCACCTTCTCCGAGCAGATCACCGCTCTCTTCCAATCCGAGTTCCAACGCGATACCCGCAGGCTGAATGAATTGCTTGAAACGCAGAAGAAGCTGGTTGATTTTGCGATGCAGGCGGATGAGTACACCAATTATTTTCAAAGCATCACAAGCATTTTGGGGCGTCCTGTAGCCATCGTCACCTCTGAGGGACAGACCTTGTATAACGTGACACACTGTTCTGAAATGGAGCTGTTGAGCGACTGGCCCTGGCATCAGGACAATCGGTTTTATAAGGCAGCCAACAACTTGTTGTATCGGGTCCCCTTGCTGAAAAATGGAAAATCATACGGTTACTTGCTTGTTCAGACCGAAAATCTGCTGGAAGTACATGATATGGAGGGCATTTTTCACCAGGCTGCCGTTATTCTTTCCTATCATCTGGAGGTCATCCGAAATCAGGAGACTTCTGCGGCAGACAGTCGTCTTGGCGCGACTATGGAGCGTTACTTGAAGGGAAACGCCTCCCGGAAAACGGTGCTCGAATTTGCCGAAGCGTTGGGAAGCACATTTTGGAGCACTCCCTACGTGTGCATGATATTATCCTCCACAGGAGCTGATGCGTGGGACCATGAGAGTCAGCGCCGCAGACTGAGGGAGATTCAGGATAAGCTTCAGGACCATCCAAAAACGTCCTCCTTGGAGTCCCATCATTTCTATGTGATGAACCGCGTATATTCCCTCTTTCCCATTCCGGAAGAGGAGGCCAAAGAACGCAGGCAGTATGAGAATTCTGCACGTTTGTATACGGATATGATGCATGCATGGGACCACGGAGCAGGAGCAAGGACATGTTTTATCAGTAAAGTGAGAATGGGTATGGAGGAGTTCATCGACGGCTTCCGGGAGTGTGGGGAGGCCGAGAGAATCAGCACGGAGCTCGGTTTAAGCGAACCGGTTGTCATGTTTGCCGACCTGGAATTCATTTATCTATTCAAGCATATTCCGCAGGAGGTCATGTTCAGGTACTGCTCTTATTTGTTCCGTCCACTGCTGGATAAGGACGAGGAATACGCCAGCGAGATGATGCACACGCTTGAAGCCTATTTCGCCAACAACGGCCAGGTGAATGAAACCGCACGTGAGCTATTTATCCATCGCAATACGGTGCTGTACAGGCTGGAGAAAATTTCGGGGCTGCTGAATCTGGATTTGAAGAACACCGATCATCTACTGCTATTAAAGCTGGGGCTTATGTTTAAGCATTTGATGCCGACCGACAAATAG
- a CDS encoding transketolase family protein: MNKIPNRQVICDTLLDLARDDRDIMVLASDSRGSAAMAPFANTFPEQFVEVGIAEQNIVGMSAGLAHSGKKPFVTSPACFLSMRSIEQVKVDVAYSRTNVKLIGISGGISYGALGMSHHSVQDIAVARAIPGLAIILPADRHETKKLTEALVKYNGGVYVRIGRNPVEDVYESDDYSFEIGKAVTLKKGTELTIIGTGETVRIALDAANALADEGVSARVLNMHTIKPLDKEAILMAARETGRIITVEEHSIHGGLGAAVAEVVVQNHPVPIKILGIPDEPAIAGKTAEVFEHYGITQQNIKQIALDMIGKAGTV; this comes from the coding sequence ATGAATAAAATTCCCAACCGCCAGGTGATATGTGACACGCTGTTGGACTTGGCCAGAGACGATCGCGACATCATGGTACTCGCCAGTGATTCCCGAGGTTCTGCAGCGATGGCTCCTTTTGCTAACACGTTCCCGGAACAATTTGTCGAAGTGGGGATCGCGGAACAAAATATTGTTGGTATGTCTGCCGGACTGGCTCATAGCGGTAAAAAACCATTTGTGACTTCACCGGCCTGCTTTCTTAGCATGCGCAGTATCGAACAAGTCAAGGTAGACGTTGCCTATTCGCGGACCAATGTGAAGCTGATTGGAATCAGCGGCGGGATCAGTTACGGAGCACTAGGCATGTCACATCACTCCGTACAGGACATTGCTGTTGCAAGAGCCATCCCGGGCCTGGCGATTATTCTGCCAGCCGACCGTCACGAGACCAAAAAGCTGACCGAAGCCCTGGTAAAATATAACGGCGGGGTTTATGTGCGGATTGGTCGAAATCCTGTGGAAGATGTGTATGAATCCGATGATTATTCGTTTGAAATCGGTAAAGCTGTAACTCTCAAAAAAGGTACAGAGTTGACTATTATCGGTACCGGTGAGACGGTGCGGATTGCACTAGATGCTGCAAACGCACTTGCAGATGAGGGGGTATCGGCGCGTGTTCTGAACATGCATACGATCAAGCCGCTGGATAAAGAAGCCATTCTTATGGCTGCACGTGAAACGGGCCGCATCATCACTGTTGAAGAGCATAGCATTCATGGTGGACTTGGTGCCGCTGTGGCTGAAGTTGTTGTTCAGAATCATCCGGTTCCTATAAAAATACTCGGAATTCCAGATGAACCAGCCATTGCCGGGAAAACGGCCGAGGTATTTGAGCATTATGGCATTACGCAGCAAAATATCAAGCAAATCGCGCTTGATATGATCGGCAAGGCAGGAACGGTCTGA
- a CDS encoding ABC transporter permease: MEDMAANPAVETAAGIRASGKGNARSGYPAGENQVLSLLKKVLPPLVVFVLFIGGWEMIVRMIGMPPYILPKPSDIAAAAAENSTNLITSVSTTIVEALIGFAISVVLGISLAILLALSKTVEKSVYPYAIILQTIPVVAVAPIIVIWFGAGINAIVIISFLISFFPILSNTLIGLNSTDQNMKNLFYLYNASKLQTIWKLRFPAALPYIMAGLKISCSSSVVGAIVGEYIAGIGGGQGGLGYGITVAATRLQTPYLFACGLAASALGIAFFLIINMVSNKLLKSWHESAMK, encoded by the coding sequence ATGGAAGATATGGCAGCTAATCCAGCCGTTGAAACGGCGGCAGGTATCCGGGCTTCCGGGAAGGGGAATGCCCGCAGCGGTTATCCGGCAGGCGAGAATCAGGTCCTGAGCCTACTGAAGAAAGTTCTGCCGCCATTAGTCGTGTTTGTCCTGTTTATCGGCGGATGGGAGATGATCGTGCGGATGATCGGAATGCCTCCGTATATTTTGCCCAAGCCATCCGATATTGCGGCGGCGGCGGCCGAGAATAGCACAAATCTGATTACGTCGGTAAGCACAACCATTGTAGAGGCGTTGATCGGTTTTGCGATCAGTGTAGTGCTCGGTATTTCATTAGCCATTCTGCTGGCGCTGTCCAAAACGGTGGAAAAAAGCGTATATCCGTACGCCATTATTCTGCAAACTATTCCGGTCGTAGCGGTAGCGCCGATCATTGTGATCTGGTTCGGAGCGGGAATCAATGCCATTGTGATCATCTCATTCCTGATCAGCTTTTTCCCGATTTTATCGAATACACTTATCGGATTGAACTCAACGGATCAGAATATGAAAAATTTATTCTATTTGTATAATGCGAGCAAGCTGCAGACAATCTGGAAGCTGCGATTTCCGGCGGCGCTCCCGTACATTATGGCGGGGCTGAAAATTTCATGCTCCAGTTCGGTTGTCGGAGCGATCGTGGGTGAATACATTGCAGGCATTGGCGGCGGACAGGGTGGACTCGGATACGGGATTACCGTTGCGGCAACCCGTCTGCAAACTCCTTATCTGTTCGCTTGCGGCTTGGCGGCATCCGCCTTGGGAATAGCATTTTTCCTGATCATCAACATGGTGTCGA
- the glpK gene encoding glycerol kinase GlpK, with protein MKKQFILTIDQSTSGTKAILFNCAGEIIAKTSFPHTQIYPQPGWVEHNPIEIYDNVMLAALSVLEIGGITPDKLAALTITNQRETAVIWDAVTGLPVHPAIVWQCQRTADTCEVLKNAGFEKLIQSKAGLLLDPYFSASKWSWILQHIPAAAEKLLQGRLLAGTIDSWLLWKLTGGKTHATDYTNASRTSLFNIHTLQWDEELCALFKVPISILPEVKNSDECFGYTDPSGFFGLEIPITGIIGDSQAALFGNHCFEIGSAKATFGTGTSVMMNVGEHCHASERGLVAAIAWGMSGKITYALEAVIRTTGDSLNWLRDNMGLFSTFEEMEVLSKETPACEGVYLVPAFVGLGAPYWDSHARAAITGINRSTRKGHIVRAALESIAYQVKDAVILMQSSSGINLNKLYVDGGASGNATLMQFQADMLGTQVIKSGIAEVSALGSMYLGGIYTGWWSSAKEIVSQSGLGNIYDSKMEIEQREVNYAGWKRAVTSVLVERTECTIMPSHHL; from the coding sequence ATGAAGAAGCAATTTATTCTGACGATAGATCAAAGTACTTCTGGAACCAAAGCTATACTATTCAATTGTGCAGGTGAAATTATAGCCAAAACGTCCTTTCCCCATACTCAGATCTATCCTCAACCGGGATGGGTAGAGCATAACCCGATTGAAATTTATGATAATGTAATGCTTGCAGCACTAAGTGTGTTGGAAATAGGAGGTATTACTCCTGATAAGCTTGCAGCACTAACTATCACAAATCAAAGAGAAACAGCTGTAATCTGGGATGCTGTAACAGGCCTTCCCGTTCATCCGGCCATTGTATGGCAGTGTCAACGGACTGCGGATACCTGTGAAGTTCTGAAGAATGCAGGTTTTGAAAAGTTGATTCAGAGTAAAGCTGGATTGTTGCTGGACCCTTATTTTTCAGCAAGTAAATGGAGTTGGATATTGCAGCATATTCCTGCAGCTGCCGAAAAGCTGCTGCAGGGAAGACTGCTTGCGGGAACGATCGATAGCTGGCTGCTTTGGAAGCTGACAGGGGGCAAAACACATGCTACTGATTACACAAACGCTAGCAGGACATCACTCTTCAATATCCATACCCTGCAATGGGATGAAGAGTTATGTGCGCTTTTTAAGGTTCCAATCAGTATCTTGCCTGAAGTGAAAAACTCTGACGAATGTTTCGGATATACGGATCCTTCGGGATTTTTCGGCCTTGAAATACCGATTACAGGAATTATTGGTGATTCACAGGCTGCATTATTCGGTAATCACTGTTTCGAAATCGGAAGTGCTAAAGCTACTTTTGGAACAGGAACCTCCGTGATGATGAATGTGGGTGAGCATTGCCATGCTTCTGAACGAGGACTCGTGGCAGCCATTGCTTGGGGAATGAGTGGGAAAATCACATATGCGCTGGAAGCTGTAATCCGTACGACAGGCGATAGTCTGAACTGGTTACGTGATAATATGGGATTGTTTAGCACATTTGAAGAAATGGAAGTATTATCGAAGGAAACTCCGGCGTGTGAAGGCGTATACCTTGTACCTGCTTTTGTGGGACTGGGGGCACCTTACTGGGATTCACATGCAAGAGCAGCGATTACCGGAATAAATAGGAGTACAAGAAAAGGTCATATCGTTAGAGCGGCGCTGGAGAGTATAGCTTATCAGGTTAAGGATGCGGTAATTCTTATGCAATCCAGCTCGGGAATTAACCTGAATAAACTATACGTCGATGGAGGAGCATCGGGTAATGCAACACTTATGCAATTTCAGGCGGATATGCTTGGAACCCAAGTGATTAAATCGGGGATCGCTGAGGTATCGGCGCTGGGATCAATGTATTTGGGAGGGATTTATACAGGATGGTGGAGTTCAGCGAAAGAAATTGTAAGTCAATCAGGTCTTGGCAACATTTATGATTCTAAGATGGAGATTGAACAACGCGAGGTTAATTATGCTGGGTGGAAAAGAGCAGTAACATCGGTTCTGGTAGAAAGAACGGAGTGTACGATCATGCCCTCGCACCATTTATAA